The Suncus etruscus isolate mSunEtr1 chromosome 15 unlocalized genomic scaffold, mSunEtr1.pri.cur SUPER_15_unloc_1, whole genome shotgun sequence DNA window atgggatgccagaatttgttcgaacaatgaccttctgcatgaaaggcaaacggcttacctccatgctatctctccggccccattttattttattttattttattttattttattttattttttttgctttttgggccacgccccgtaacactcagtggttactccttgctatgcgttcagaaattgctcctggcgtggggctggagaggtggcgctagaggtaaggtgtctgccttgcaagcactagcataggacggacagcagtttgatcccccggcgtcccatatggtccccccaagccaggagtgatttctgagcgcataatcaggagtaacccctgagtgtcaaacgggtgtggcccccccaaaaaaaaaacaaaagaaaaagaaattgctcctggcttgggggaccatatgggatactggtggattgaaccgtggtctgtcctaggttagcacatgcaaggcaaatgccctactgcttgcaccaccgctctggcccctgggtatattttaaatgttgataGAAACTGATGCTTTAGTTTCTTCAGAGGAAGTTACTTACACGTACATACCTTCTCATTGAGCTGAAGACAGAAAAACAATCATAAAACTCATGCATCTTCCGACTCCTGGAAGTTGCATGTCCTTGCAGAAACATTGGGCTATTTCACGAAAAAGCCATCCATGTATCAAATTTTTCATTTGTGTAATGTAAATGTTaggtttgggggtttgttttattgggcttttttatgttttgttttttgttataccagcagtggtcaggggttcaggcctttctcctggctctatacaaAGGCCTCAtttctggtcatgctcaggggaccacatggcatgCAGAAAACTGAACTTGGGTTGCCTGAATGTCATTTAAGCACCTCATCCCCTGTACTCGCTTATTCTGATGTAAACATTAGTGATCACACATGcagttcttgatttttttttttttttttggtttttgggtcacacccagcagcgctcaggggctactcctggcttcatgctcagaaatcgctcctggcaggctcgggggaccatatgggacgccgggattcgaaccgatgaccttctgcatgaaaggcaaatgcctaacctccatgctatctctccggccccgcagttCTTGATTTTAACATGGTTATAATGAAGGAATAGAGAAATAATAACCCTCTTACTATTCAACAGGGAAGCATCCAGCCCCGCTGGGATATGTGTGATGGTATACAGCATGAAAAAGTCTTGAGTAAGCAATTGTGCCTTAATGTCGATGCGAGTGATGACACTGGAGGGATCTGTTCAGAAGGGAAACCGAATGAAGAGAGATCCCTTGTTCTGAAGAAGCCATCCCCTGGGCAAAGCCCCCATGAATCTATTCTGCTCCTTCAGTGGACAGACACCCCTCTGATGGGGCAGCCCTTTGACCTTCACAGTGCAGCATTGTTTTTATTGACTTCTTCAAGTCTGCAGGCTCATAAGCAAGTTCACTACGGCATGAATCCATCCACGTGTAAGCAGTGTGTGTGGGCTTTCCCATGTTCTAGGCACCACAGTGTTCCCTTAGAAACTCCTCGTGTACAGAATCCTTATGAAGGTGAGCACACTTTCAGTCAACTTTCACACCAGCCTGAGTCTATGAATGTCcgcacaggagagaaaccttacaCATGTGAGGAATGTGGGAAGGTCTTTGCTTATCCCTCAAGCTTAACGAAGCACAGGAAAATCCATACGGGAGAGAAACCTCATACATGTCTGGAGTGTGGGAAGGCTTTTGCATATTTATCAGGCCTTACTatgcacaagaaaattcatactggagagaaaccttatacgtgTATGGATTGTGGGAAGGCCTTTGCCCTAACTTCAAGTCTTACTATACATAGGcgaattcatactggagagaatccttttatatgtaaagagtgtgggaaggccttcattcGATCCTCAAACCTTACCATACATAGGcgaattcatactggagagaatcCTTTTATATGTAAGGAATGTGGAAAGGCCTTCGCGTACTCTTCAAATCTCCTTTTGCATGGCAGAATTCATACTGGAGACAAACGTTACATGTGCcaggaatgtgggaaggcctttatGGACAAATCCTACCTATCTAAGCATAGGAGAATTCATACCGGGGAGAGACCTTATGTGTGTGAGGAGTGTGGAAAGACCTTTATGCAGAAATCCTATCTTTCCAAACATACAAAAATTCACACTGGGGAGCGACCTTATGCATGTAGTGAATGTGGGAAGGCTTTTGTTTCATCTTCAGACCTCTCGAGACATCGAAGAATACACACTGGCGAGAAACGCTTTGTATGTTCAGAATGTGGCAAGGCCTTTATGGAGAAGTCAACACTTTCTAAACATAGAAGAATTCACACCGGGGAGAGACCATATGTATGTAAGGAGTGTGGGAAAACCTTCACTCGAGCCTCCATCCTCAGTATCCATATGAGAATACACACAGGCAAGAAACCTTATGTCTGTCAGGATtgtggaaaggccttcagttATTCTTTATCCCTTATAGCCCATAGGATATTccatactggagagaagccttatatCTGTAAGGAATGTGGTAAGGCCTTTGGCTCACCCTCTGACCTTTCTCGACATAAGAAAACTCACACTGGAGAGAGACGTTATGTTTGTCAGGAATGTGGAAAGGCCTTTATGGAGAAATCCTACCTATCTAGACATCAGAGAATTCACACCGGGGAGAGACCCTATATATGTAAagaatgtgggaaggccttttCCCGATCCTCGATCCTTAGTATCCACATGAGAATTCACACAGGCAAAAaaccccatgcctgtcaggaatgtggaaaggccttcagttACTCCTTTTCCCTCACAGCCCATATGAGACTTCATACCGGAGAGAAGCCTTATGTCTGTaaggaatgtgggaaggccttcaccaACTCCTCAAGTCTTAAGCTGCATAGGAGATACCACAGAGAGAAACTTCATACATATAAGAATTGTTAAAGACCTTTGCTTGAGCCTCACAATTTACTACCTAAAAGATCTTTGCCATTAATGAATGCTACAGAGAAACCTTTTATCTGTAAGAAACAAAAGAGGCACAGCCTTTGCTCAAACTCAGTTATTCTCCCTATGAGAATTCACATAGATAAAAAGTACTTtgcatgtcaggagtgtggaatgATCTTCTCTATCTCTTACCTTACTGTACATAAGGGACTTCACACTTGAAGTAACCATTACATATATTGAGTCCGGAATAACCTTTGAAATGTCCACCATACTTTCTCCATATATAACAGTTCATACTGAAGGGAAACCTTAGGCATGTAAGGAATGTGGGAAAGCCTTTATTCCAACCACAGACCTTATTGACTATAAATTGTTCGATCATAGGGGAAATGACATTAGGGAGAAATACCTCCCATTCAAAATATGGGAATGGTTATTAGGCCCTGAAATCCTCATCATTTGAGTAAGAAGTGCCAGGGGTGTGATAGGATATGATGTTTTCACAGAACTTCTCATGAGATTTCATACTCTATGTGACATCAACCTGTAATAAAAACCTCTAAGGTCTACACATCAACTAGAAAAATGTTACCACAACTGGGGCTACCAATGTTCAGGGAAACTGGAAGCCATTATATTATAGAGGTTTCTGTAACCACTGTCTCATCAGCACTTAAACTGGAATCCCTGCCTTGGAACTTAATGTCTATTAACTAGAAAGAATGGCACTCGTTGAAGGAAAGCAGGTGACATAGCTGATGGTCAGGGGATAATGGTGCAATGGATAGATGTTGGGACATTTACTTATATGTCTGAAATGAAATTTGTTACTAAACAATgattcaataaatgattttttttaaaatataggatgGGTTCTGTGATGGTGAACTAAACTAACACCTGATCCTCAGGTTGGGCTAACAAGGCTAGGCACTGTCATTCTGGTTTGAGAAGGTTGATGGAAATAACCGAAGTAACCAAATACTGCAGGATTGACTAtgctcaaaggagaaaaactcaAAATATCTTTGTCCTTCGAGCCTTACTGTAGTTCAACAATTCAGTACCAGCCAGCCATAAAAGAAGCCCGCCTCTTTAAATAATACCCTAATTGTGATTGGCTGCTGAGTCTATAAAATGCTCTCCACTGCTGGGAGTTAGAAGAGAGTTGGGGAGAGTTTGTTGGCAGTTGGAGTAGCAAGAGGATAATATTGGCAGTTGGAGGAGACAGTTGGAAGAGCAAGAGGAGAGTTGGTTGGCAGTTGAAAGAAAGTTGAAAAGTGGATTGAAATGTTTCTACCCTTGATAATGCTTTTTCCCTGATTTTGGACAGACCTTTGGCAGCTTTCTGCTGTATCCTTTTGTAtcctggccctcaatctgactttacttggtcccaaacccagctcttcctctcctggcctaggggtttgtcatagGCCCCTGGGCTTCCTGAATGAATAAGACTATGATATttttcagagtcttgcctgcaaggccCTGTGGACTTCAGCAGTGTAGGATCATATCAAACAGgataccctgagtactgccaggagtaattctgagtgcaaagctaggaggaaCCTCTGACATTGTTGGTTTTAGCCTAACCACAcatcccccctaaaaaaaaagggttaagtaggggctggagagatagcatggaggtaaggcgtttgctttccatgaaggatggtggttcaaatcccggcatcccatatggtcccccgtgcctgccaggagcgatttatttatttattttgttttttgggccacacctatttggcactcaggggttactcctggctatgtgctcagaaatcgcccctggcttggggggaccatatgggacactgggggatggaaccgcagtccttccttggctagcgcttgcaaggcagacaccttacctctagcgccacctcactggccccagtccTCAGCAtcttgagtgtggctcaaaaaaaaaacgaaaacaaggggcccggagagatagcatgtttgcctgcaagcagccaatccaggaccaaaggcggttggttcgaatcccggtgtcccatatggtcccccgcgcctgccaggagctatttctgagcagacagccaggagtaacccctgagcaccgccgggtgtggcccaaaaacaaaacaaaacaaaaaaatgaaaacgaaAAGTAAAAAATTACTAAGACACTGTGACCATTCCAGATTCCAGCTGAATTCTGAGAACACACATCAGTGAGGTAAGGTACGTAAGGGAAAGTGCAAGCCACATTTTCCAGAAATCAGGCCAGATGAAATCCCACAAATGCAAGCTGGGGGAGGGGCGCCCACCCCCCACCATCCTCCACCAACCCGCTGTTTCCAGGGAGGTGGCTCTCACCTACAGCCTGCAGGTGCTggtagatctccagcatcacgtctCTGCAGAGCTTCCTCTGTGAGGCATCCAGGTATGGCCATTCCTCCGGGGAGAATCTTACAGCCACATCGGAGAAGGTCACCGAGTCCTAAGCCAGCACACTCAGAAGGGGGTCAGGGTCCTGTACCACCCCAggccctgggggtgaggaagaGATCCCCAAAACACTAAAGGGACTCAGGGCCTCTCCATCTTCTCTCCCTTTTGGAGGAAGCAGCCTCAATATCCTCTCTAAGGGCATCCCTGGGGGACAGGCCCTGAGCATCAGTCTAAGGTAGCTGGGATGGCATGAAATGATATTCTGGCTTCAGCAATGaaagtatagcagggagggcatttcccttgcctaggactgacccaggtttgattcccaatatcctATTTGGTCCattgagccctgtcaggaatgatcccctagcacagagccaggagtcaacccagAGGAAACAAAAGAGAATTCCCCTGGCAAGATAGGAACAGAAGATTACAGTTAAAGTACTGAACTTGGTAGTAGAACCAATATTAGAGAATTCACGGTGagcagagaggaggagagaattCAGATCTTGAGCAGATTTATTTACACTTAGAAACTGGCTGGAGtgtagcacagaggggaggacaCTGGCCTTGCAATGGGGCTGAACCGAGTTAGATCACCGTCATCCAAGAGCCTCCTCCCAGCACTGCC harbors:
- the LOC126000433 gene encoding zinc finger protein 345-like isoform X1, with amino-acid sequence MGPHRLTSCPQDAVTFPDVAVSFTPEEWPCLDTSQRKLYRDVMLETYQHLRAVGHCVVKPALISWLEGGSLRRLQRGVFAEYEPQLQDLPFQQFHFAAGPSNKCEMGSIQPRWDMCDGIQHEKVLSKQLCLNVDASDDTGGICSEGKPNEERSLVLKKPSPGQSPHESILLLQWTDTPLMGQPFDLHSAALFLLTSSSLQAHKQVHYGMNPSTCKQCVWAFPCSRHHSVPLETPRVQNPYEGEHTFSQLSHQPESMNVRTGEKPYTCEECGKVFAYPSSLTKHRKIHTGEKPHTCLECGKAFAYLSGLTMHKKIHTGEKPYTCMDCGKAFALTSSLTIHRRIHTGENPFICKECGKAFIRSSNLTIHRRIHTGENPFICKECGKAFAYSSNLLLHGRIHTGDKRYMCQECGKAFMDKSYLSKHRRIHTGERPYVCEECGKTFMQKSYLSKHTKIHTGERPYACSECGKAFVSSSDLSRHRRIHTGEKRFVCSECGKAFMEKSTLSKHRRIHTGERPYVCKECGKTFTRASILSIHMRIHTGKKPYVCQDCGKAFSYSLSLIAHRIFHTGEKPYICKECGKAFGSPSDLSRHKKTHTGERRYVCQECGKAFMEKSYLSRHQRIHTGERPYICKECGKAFSRSSILSIHMRIHTGKKPHACQECGKAFSYSFSLTAHMRLHTGEKPYVCKECGKAFTNSSSLKLHRRYHREKLHTYKNC
- the LOC126000433 gene encoding zinc finger protein 345-like isoform X2, coding for MMSPEEPNRPQDVVTFPDVAVSFSPEEWTCLDASQKKLYRDVMLETYQHLRAVGHCVVKPALISWLEGGSLRRLQRGVFAEYEPQLQDLPFQQFHFAAGPSNKCEMGSIQPRWDMCDGIQHEKVLSKQLCLNVDASDDTGGICSEGKPNEERSLVLKKPSPGQSPHESILLLQWTDTPLMGQPFDLHSAALFLLTSSSLQAHKQVHYGMNPSTCKQCVWAFPCSRHHSVPLETPRVQNPYEGEHTFSQLSHQPESMNVRTGEKPYTCEECGKVFAYPSSLTKHRKIHTGEKPHTCLECGKAFAYLSGLTMHKKIHTGEKPYTCMDCGKAFALTSSLTIHRRIHTGENPFICKECGKAFIRSSNLTIHRRIHTGENPFICKECGKAFAYSSNLLLHGRIHTGDKRYMCQECGKAFMDKSYLSKHRRIHTGERPYVCEECGKTFMQKSYLSKHTKIHTGERPYACSECGKAFVSSSDLSRHRRIHTGEKRFVCSECGKAFMEKSTLSKHRRIHTGERPYVCKECGKTFTRASILSIHMRIHTGKKPYVCQDCGKAFSYSLSLIAHRIFHTGEKPYICKECGKAFGSPSDLSRHKKTHTGERRYVCQECGKAFMEKSYLSRHQRIHTGERPYICKECGKAFSRSSILSIHMRIHTGKKPHACQECGKAFSYSFSLTAHMRLHTGEKPYVCKECGKAFTNSSSLKLHRRYHREKLHTYKNC